Proteins encoded within one genomic window of Congzhengia minquanensis:
- a CDS encoding energy-coupled thiamine transporter ThiT → MKIETKKLTLSAVMIALSAVLSLVKVYELPLGGSITLLSMLPVAVIAICYGTKWGLFCSTLYAFVQIALDAGKLMGYGMTAGTWAGCLMFDYIIAFGALGLAGLFRKKGTIGMCAGITLALVIRFISHFISGSIVFSVFCPEGWNVFFYSFCYNGSYMLPELIITIIGAVLLFRIPQVRKLIEEKQ, encoded by the coding sequence ATGAAAATTGAAACGAAAAAATTGACGTTAAGTGCAGTGATGATTGCGCTAAGCGCGGTGCTAAGCTTAGTGAAGGTTTATGAGCTTCCCTTAGGCGGGTCGATCACGCTTTTAAGCATGCTGCCGGTGGCTGTTATTGCCATTTGTTACGGCACCAAGTGGGGGCTGTTTTGTTCCACGCTTTATGCGTTTGTTCAAATTGCTTTAGATGCGGGCAAGCTCATGGGATATGGCATGACGGCGGGTACCTGGGCAGGCTGTTTGATGTTTGACTATATCATTGCGTTCGGCGCTCTGGGACTAGCCGGCCTGTTTCGTAAAAAAGGTACCATTGGCATGTGTGCTGGAATTACGCTGGCATTGGTTATCCGTTTTATATCGCACTTTATTTCCGGTTCCATTGTGTTCTCGGTGTTCTGCCCGGAGGGCTGGAACGTTTTTTTCTATTCCTTTTGCTACAACGGAAGCTACATGCTGCCGGAATTGATTATCACCATAATCGGTGCGGTTCTCCTGTTCCGTATTCCGCAGGTTAGAAAACTGATTGAAGAAAAACAGTAA
- a CDS encoding fibronectin type III domain-containing protein, giving the protein MVGKRVFRIMIFTFLLIGLMVLPAYAAGMKDLVKDDFSEKADGTPLNVGTNDGNWNLSYSGIGSVDTPQVTYEDGAIKISKSAAGANLDLYKKMTDDTIPTSGKVVYSFDVKYSPHCTHSVFASDFIFRLAPDLANMGDRLPRNQLFYSLHYVNGGDGGHLLFTNNNNDMFYPKTLIGTAFDWYHFEYTVDYDNNKYSVKIADKVMPYLESDKIIPQGFIDNGGGTYFQTVLVTSNLGADVPNLEMYIKNFTVTTGETMWPEENALTVTEVLSNAATLNWKPLDTNGVTGYEIYKNDELIDTIMNPNQTSYTVSNLTGSTTYDFSVKPLFADTETYDKTLNISVTTGGVILRENVFQQLSAGRTHIIGANKNTVVKAWGGNSMGQTNSGMTKPAAKAAAGAFSSYVIDLSGNVYAWGSNSSGQLGIGSSDLTVPNPVVIPTLNGVKSVAAGKEHALALTDNGKVYAWGNNRFGQLGTGNADTVLEAASPVLISALSDKKVVGIYAGGDTSFAVCEDGTLFGWGMNYVGQLADANLNNKDVPTLISIPGMKVLSVAAGNGHTIALCYSETESKTSVWGWGNDGQAQLGSGDLGSIVSVPVRLTYFDNLNINEISAGDSHTLALSGDGDLYVWGNNTSGQLGTGGAAYGVSPTKVLNIPPLTAICAGYDFSAASAADGSLWAWGNNDFGQINPDGGEQKYNLPTRVNLKSQTLGCVSATLSDGQNTYDQIPPTGGNYQLKIDYYNSGAGIDAKVLAAVYSETEQGTILTDAVSADIAIPAESQSGPISVPIVLPDNTEHVMIKVFVWDKLSHAPFTTAVQMLREQ; this is encoded by the coding sequence ATGGTTGGCAAAAGGGTTTTTAGAATTATGATTTTTACGTTCTTGCTTATCGGTTTGATGGTGCTTCCGGCATATGCGGCAGGAATGAAGGATTTGGTAAAAGATGATTTTTCTGAAAAAGCAGACGGAACACCGCTTAATGTGGGAACCAACGATGGCAACTGGAATCTTTCCTATTCCGGAATCGGAAGCGTTGATACGCCGCAGGTAACCTATGAAGATGGTGCGATAAAAATAAGCAAGAGTGCTGCCGGAGCAAATTTGGATTTATATAAAAAAATGACAGATGATACGATTCCTACGTCAGGAAAAGTTGTTTACTCCTTTGATGTAAAATATTCCCCTCACTGCACGCACTCTGTGTTTGCTTCGGATTTTATATTCCGTTTAGCTCCTGATTTGGCGAATATGGGAGACAGGCTGCCGCGCAACCAGCTTTTTTATTCTCTTCATTATGTGAACGGCGGAGACGGCGGACATTTATTGTTTACCAATAACAATAATGACATGTTCTATCCGAAAACTCTTATAGGAACTGCTTTTGACTGGTATCATTTTGAATACACAGTTGATTATGACAATAACAAGTATTCTGTTAAAATTGCAGATAAGGTTATGCCGTATTTAGAATCTGACAAGATAATCCCCCAAGGATTTATTGACAATGGAGGAGGAACCTACTTTCAAACCGTACTTGTTACCTCAAATTTGGGGGCGGATGTTCCGAATTTAGAAATGTATATTAAAAACTTTACTGTAACAACCGGGGAAACTATGTGGCCGGAAGAAAATGCACTGACAGTTACCGAGGTTTTGTCAAACGCAGCTACTTTAAACTGGAAACCGTTGGATACCAACGGCGTTACCGGATATGAAATATATAAAAATGATGAACTAATTGATACCATAATGAATCCAAACCAAACATCTTATACTGTATCGAACCTTACAGGCAGCACAACATACGATTTTTCAGTAAAACCGTTGTTTGCAGATACGGAAACCTATGATAAAACACTGAATATCAGCGTTACAACCGGCGGAGTGATTTTGCGCGAAAATGTGTTTCAGCAACTGTCGGCCGGGAGAACGCATATTATCGGCGCAAACAAAAATACTGTGGTTAAGGCGTGGGGCGGAAACAGCATGGGGCAGACAAACAGCGGCATGACAAAACCGGCAGCCAAAGCGGCAGCTGGAGCGTTCAGCTCCTATGTTATCGATTTAAGCGGGAATGTATATGCATGGGGCAGCAACAGTTCGGGTCAGTTGGGGATTGGAAGCAGTGACCTTACCGTGCCGAATCCTGTTGTTATTCCCACTCTGAACGGTGTGAAGTCTGTAGCGGCAGGCAAAGAGCACGCCCTTGCGCTCACTGACAACGGTAAGGTATATGCATGGGGAAACAACCGGTTCGGGCAATTGGGAACCGGCAACGCTGATACAGTTTTAGAAGCGGCATCGCCTGTTTTAATCAGCGCGTTAAGCGATAAAAAAGTTGTTGGCATTTATGCAGGAGGCGACACCTCTTTTGCTGTATGTGAAGACGGAACCCTGTTCGGCTGGGGCATGAATTATGTTGGCCAGTTGGCAGACGCCAATTTAAACAACAAAGATGTTCCAACACTTATCAGTATTCCCGGAATGAAAGTGTTATCGGTTGCAGCCGGAAACGGACATACGATTGCGCTCTGCTATTCCGAAACTGAAAGTAAAACCAGCGTTTGGGGATGGGGCAATGACGGTCAGGCGCAATTGGGATCAGGCGATTTAGGTTCCATTGTGAGTGTGCCTGTGAGGTTAACTTATTTTGATAACCTGAATATTAATGAAATTTCTGCCGGAGATTCCCACACGCTCGCGTTAAGCGGCGACGGCGACCTTTATGTTTGGGGCAACAATACAAGCGGGCAGTTAGGCACAGGAGGTGCGGCATATGGCGTATCCCCTACAAAGGTTTTAAACATTCCTCCCTTAACCGCAATTTGTGCTGGATATGATTTTTCTGCGGCCTCCGCGGCAGACGGCAGCCTTTGGGCATGGGGAAATAATGATTTCGGACAAATTAACCCTGATGGAGGGGAGCAGAAATACAATCTGCCCACACGGGTAAACCTAAAATCCCAGACGCTTGGCTGCGTGTCGGCAACCCTTTCAGACGGTCAAAACACATATGATCAAATACCGCCGACCGGTGGCAATTATCAATTAAAAATTGATTATTACAACAGCGGGGCAGGCATTGATGCAAAGGTTTTGGCAGCGGTGTATTCGGAAACGGAGCAGGGAACAATTTTGACTGACGCTGTATCAGCCGACATTGCCATACCGGCAGAAAGCCAGTCGGGACCTATATCTGTTCCAATTGTTCTGCCGGATAACACGGAACATGTAATGATTAAGGTATTTGTTTGGGACAAATTAAGCCATGCACCGTTTACAACTGCCGTGCAGATGCTGAGAGAACAATAG
- a CDS encoding DUF6056 family protein, translated as MGKWSRAAGGAGSVLILAALLLFGVVSGLTYFYADDFYYAIFFRGGLAEFWQRTAEHYRTMNGRALVHFIDEIVLMFGTKLFAVLNPFMLFSFFYCSAKTVLADAERTRKIYFILAGLAITMLLPMRVARETLFWITGSMNYLLPVCLAALAFYLHNRTIAAGKIRWFTLLLCFLCGATTEQGGAAACVLSASLAISEMVKKRKECRRGICGWPLFFCILAGYATVLLAPGTFYRASYEGSFESGRLVQSFFALADSLMGKNGIAPYFIILFVLLAVLSLKERLLPKGLSGGFAVSCLLAVFNFGWVSFPYASAVLFCICLLFAAVAAIAFLGSNIYRGTGCFLLAALAAQVVLIEAPSTYLRTMLPSIMLLTVCIASLFVRLTGMFKKGGMPIFGLGMLIFVLGVFCMTQTIDGYRSNREVIIENEKSVMDYEKNGFAEISTDITYPYAYNMFYEDGFFLNYFYEYYNLPERPVLYYLSKSSPEIFYDGMRLTHPAEKNGGSWYLPLEPVVTAAGGHLNWNGSLLAIQLGEQEAVCRRDTLFLSDGKAIALDNRTLRRFGKIYWDAGLFSDVFGIKCRKAGENRIFVEMR; from the coding sequence ATGGGCAAATGGTCTCGCGCCGCAGGAGGCGCCGGCAGTGTTCTCATTTTAGCGGCACTGCTTTTGTTTGGGGTTGTTTCGGGATTAACCTATTTTTATGCGGATGATTTTTACTACGCAATCTTTTTCCGCGGCGGATTGGCCGAATTTTGGCAGCGTACCGCGGAGCATTATAGAACAATGAACGGGCGAGCACTGGTGCATTTTATAGATGAGATCGTTTTAATGTTCGGTACAAAGCTATTTGCTGTGTTAAACCCGTTCATGCTGTTTTCATTTTTTTATTGTTCTGCAAAGACCGTGCTGGCGGACGCAGAACGCACGCGAAAAATATATTTTATATTAGCAGGGCTGGCAATTACAATGCTGCTTCCGATGCGGGTTGCGCGGGAGACACTTTTTTGGATAACAGGCTCCATGAACTATCTGCTTCCGGTATGCCTTGCCGCCTTGGCGTTTTATCTGCACAATAGAACGATTGCTGCCGGAAAAATAAGGTGGTTTACCCTTTTGCTGTGTTTTCTATGCGGAGCCACCACTGAACAGGGCGGGGCTGCGGCATGTGTATTGAGCGCTTCCCTTGCAATATCGGAGATGGTGAAAAAACGGAAAGAATGCAGGAGGGGAATTTGTGGCTGGCCTTTGTTTTTCTGCATTCTGGCAGGTTATGCAACTGTTTTATTGGCGCCGGGAACATTTTACCGCGCTTCCTATGAAGGCAGTTTTGAGTCCGGACGGCTGGTGCAGTCTTTTTTTGCCTTGGCAGACAGCTTGATGGGGAAGAACGGCATTGCGCCATATTTTATTATTTTATTTGTATTACTTGCTGTATTATCCTTAAAGGAAAGATTGCTTCCAAAAGGATTGTCAGGCGGATTCGCAGTTTCCTGCTTGCTGGCAGTTTTTAATTTTGGCTGGGTTTCTTTTCCATATGCATCCGCCGTGCTTTTTTGCATTTGTCTGCTTTTTGCCGCGGTTGCTGCAATTGCTTTTTTAGGCTCTAACATCTACAGGGGAACCGGATGCTTTTTGCTTGCGGCTTTGGCGGCACAAGTAGTTTTAATCGAAGCGCCCTCTACGTATCTTAGGACAATGCTGCCGTCCATTATGCTGTTAACCGTGTGTATTGCATCCTTATTTGTGCGGCTCACAGGTATGTTCAAAAAGGGTGGTATGCCGATTTTTGGATTGGGCATGCTTATTTTTGTTCTTGGCGTTTTCTGTATGACTCAGACCATAGATGGTTACAGGAGTAACAGGGAAGTGATAATAGAAAACGAAAAAAGCGTGATGGACTATGAAAAAAACGGGTTTGCGGAAATAAGCACCGACATTACATATCCCTATGCCTATAATATGTTTTATGAGGACGGTTTTTTTCTGAATTATTTTTATGAATATTATAATCTTCCTGAAAGACCGGTTTTGTATTATTTGAGCAAGAGCAGTCCCGAGATTTTTTATGATGGAATGAGGCTGACGCACCCGGCAGAGAAAAACGGAGGTTCGTGGTATTTGCCATTAGAACCTGTTGTTACCGCGGCTGGAGGCCACCTAAACTGGAACGGAAGTTTGCTTGCTATTCAGCTTGGCGAACAAGAGGCGGTATGCCGCCGGGACACCTTATTTTTATCTGACGGAAAGGCCATTGCGTTAGATAACCGCACCTTGCGCCGGTTTGGCAAAATTTACTGGGACGCCGGCCTGTTTTCCGACGTTTTCGGAATTAAATGCCGAAAGGCCGGAGAAAACCGTATTTTTGTCGAAATGCGTTGA
- a CDS encoding discoidin domain-containing protein yields MKRIIATALFASLTLFIAPAICHASTENLFRTNPEKSIIFNEDPMEYGYRNGNFTSSGLASWADQFVDTNVGTIMLNTQSGRANYSGYTTEAYWEGVAHDSDYWTTDLNGLRQKHYTGMLNGIEFTEERIKLLRERGISPWVSIRMNDVHDMSDMDNPLHATFTKQHQSMLVGANSPFYDDQRCLNYLNPEVRNWYFATIRENIERYDMDGLELDFMRESYTLFDAADRAALTEVYTQLVKDIRKVLDQYEMVRGHEIYLGVRVPAAVHVAVDYGLDVEEWSRLGLVDLVCVTARWATSDTDMEIEKWTELLKTQAGNKNIIISAGIESIYRSNYGQGPGQYTGIETTRGMAHSFLSRGADCIYLYNHMNEYIGTGQGHMYNQFRDWKPMLQQVNSIENMAGLVRRHAITFRDRVAHNENVTSVLPIVLTPATPQSQDLNVHVGSVNETYDTDNYVIIGVNQNYNGTGAGAVTSAGDASVKINGVECSYVGDVVTINEPRPKNLSYEPFDLIRYKVPKGVLKSGYNAVVVEALNGKTIELQWVEVYMNSSLPGMRNLALNKTVTASSYFEESTHYIPERAVDGTVDLWGWTPMFPADTKPDWWMLDLGEAYNVSRIEIVARQLRDGGDEGNVAYRSNFKVQGSADAAFTAPVEIASTGSYGQSVIEPGGTWNITIPEENITPIRYVRIIEQDNENVAYTFPFLTEVRVFE; encoded by the coding sequence ATGAAAAGAATCATTGCTACAGCACTTTTTGCCAGTCTGACGCTTTTTATTGCTCCGGCTATCTGTCACGCGTCGACTGAAAATTTATTTCGTACAAATCCTGAAAAAAGCATTATATTTAACGAAGACCCTATGGAATATGGATACAGAAATGGTAATTTCACCTCTTCGGGGCTTGCTTCCTGGGCAGATCAGTTTGTCGACACCAATGTGGGAACCATTATGCTGAACACTCAGTCCGGCCGTGCAAATTACAGCGGCTATACCACAGAGGCATATTGGGAGGGCGTAGCTCACGACAGTGACTACTGGACAACCGATTTAAACGGTCTTCGCCAAAAGCATTACACAGGAATGCTAAATGGTATTGAGTTTACCGAAGAACGCATAAAGCTATTGCGCGAACGCGGAATTTCTCCTTGGGTTAGCATTCGCATGAACGACGTTCATGACATGAGCGATATGGATAATCCGCTTCATGCCACCTTTACAAAGCAGCACCAATCCATGCTTGTCGGCGCGAACAGTCCTTTCTATGATGATCAACGGTGTCTGAACTACTTAAATCCCGAGGTCAGAAATTGGTACTTTGCTACCATTCGTGAAAATATAGAGCGCTATGACATGGACGGACTGGAACTCGACTTTATGCGCGAATCCTACACGCTTTTTGATGCTGCCGACCGGGCGGCTTTAACAGAAGTATACACGCAGCTGGTGAAGGACATTCGAAAGGTTTTAGATCAGTACGAAATGGTGCGCGGACACGAAATTTATTTGGGCGTACGTGTTCCGGCGGCAGTTCATGTTGCAGTAGACTACGGTCTTGATGTGGAAGAATGGAGCCGTCTTGGCCTGGTAGATCTTGTGTGCGTAACTGCGCGCTGGGCAACCTCTGATACGGACATGGAAATTGAAAAATGGACAGAACTTTTAAAAACACAGGCTGGCAATAAAAATATTATTATCAGCGCAGGAATCGAATCGATTTACCGCTCGAACTATGGCCAGGGTCCCGGACAGTATACCGGCATCGAAACCACTCGCGGCATGGCGCACTCTTTCTTAAGCCGCGGAGCAGACTGCATTTATCTGTACAATCATATGAACGAATATATCGGCACCGGGCAGGGGCACATGTACAATCAGTTCCGAGATTGGAAGCCTATGCTGCAGCAGGTCAATTCAATTGAAAATATGGCGGGACTTGTGCGCAGGCATGCAATTACGTTCCGCGACCGGGTGGCGCACAACGAAAACGTAACTTCTGTTTTGCCAATCGTTTTAACACCTGCAACGCCGCAGTCACAAGATCTGAACGTTCATGTAGGCAGCGTCAACGAAACGTATGACACCGATAATTATGTAATTATCGGCGTGAATCAAAATTACAACGGAACAGGCGCGGGCGCCGTAACAAGCGCTGGAGACGCAAGCGTTAAAATAAACGGCGTAGAGTGCTCATATGTGGGAGATGTTGTTACAATCAATGAGCCTCGTCCGAAAAATCTGTCCTATGAGCCGTTTGACTTAATTCGTTATAAAGTGCCGAAGGGGGTTTTAAAAAGCGGCTACAATGCAGTTGTCGTTGAGGCTTTAAACGGTAAAACCATTGAGCTGCAGTGGGTTGAAGTTTACATGAATTCAAGCCTGCCGGGAATGCGCAATCTTGCGCTCAATAAAACAGTTACCGCGTCCTCTTATTTTGAAGAATCGACACATTATATTCCGGAACGAGCGGTTGACGGAACGGTGGATTTATGGGGCTGGACGCCAATGTTTCCGGCAGATACAAAACCGGATTGGTGGATGTTAGACCTTGGTGAAGCATATAATGTTTCCAGAATTGAAATTGTAGCGCGTCAGTTACGGGATGGCGGAGATGAAGGAAATGTTGCATACCGTTCTAACTTTAAGGTGCAGGGGTCGGCAGACGCGGCATTTACCGCGCCGGTGGAAATCGCTTCAACGGGTTCTTACGGGCAAAGCGTTATTGAACCGGGAGGCACATGGAACATCACGATTCCTGAGGAGAACATAACGCCCATTCGCTATGTGCGGATTATCGAACAGGACAATGAAAATGTAGCATATACTTTCCCATTTTTAACTGAGGTTCGGGTTTTTGAATAA
- a CDS encoding bifunctional folylpolyglutamate synthase/dihydrofolate synthase — MEYRDVTAFINKAKKFGSRLDLIRIKKLCELLGHPEEKCRFVHIAGTNGKGSASIFIENILARAGYKTGLYTSPFIYNFNERIQINNVSISDESLVGVMEQVVAATEQMLMEGFEHPTEFELITAAAFLYFAEEKCDVAVIEVGLGGTLDSTNVISSPLVTVIMSISYDHMEYLGNTLAEIAENKCGIIKRGCPVVCYPFQPKEALAVIQKTSEAMGCKLTVADTGSLKIERTGLEGNTFCYNGVPFETSLIGDYQIYNAITAINAVRALKNRGYIISEEDVQNGLKMAKWPARFEVLSRSPVVIADGSHNVDGMRAFVDAAKKMLHGNKVVCIFGMLKDKEYSKCLELLSDISDTIIVTEVDSLRAETAENLASAAKKYFPNVFAEPDNIDAVMQAKRLADGMRAIVALGSLYMMKNIKEAVQKIFH, encoded by the coding sequence ATGGAATATCGTGACGTTACTGCCTTTATTAATAAAGCAAAAAAGTTTGGATCAAGGCTGGACTTGATAAGAATTAAAAAGCTGTGCGAGCTTTTGGGGCACCCGGAAGAAAAATGCAGGTTTGTCCATATTGCCGGAACAAACGGCAAAGGCTCGGCTTCAATTTTTATTGAAAATATTTTGGCAAGAGCGGGCTATAAAACTGGTCTTTATACGTCACCTTTTATATATAATTTTAATGAGCGGATTCAAATTAACAATGTTTCTATATCTGACGAAAGCCTCGTTGGCGTTATGGAACAGGTAGTTGCTGCAACAGAACAAATGCTTATGGAAGGCTTTGAACACCCCACAGAATTTGAATTGATTACGGCCGCGGCGTTCCTTTATTTTGCTGAGGAAAAATGTGACGTGGCGGTAATTGAGGTGGGACTAGGCGGAACGCTGGATTCCACAAATGTGATTTCGTCCCCTTTGGTTACTGTGATTATGTCTATCAGTTACGACCATATGGAGTATTTAGGAAATACGCTTGCTGAAATTGCTGAAAATAAGTGCGGCATTATAAAACGCGGCTGCCCGGTAGTGTGTTATCCGTTTCAGCCAAAAGAGGCACTTGCTGTTATTCAAAAAACATCAGAAGCAATGGGCTGTAAACTGACGGTGGCGGATACCGGTTCCCTTAAAATTGAACGAACAGGCCTCGAAGGGAATACGTTTTGTTACAATGGGGTTCCTTTTGAAACAAGTCTGATTGGGGACTATCAAATTTACAATGCAATTACAGCCATAAATGCTGTTAGAGCATTGAAAAATCGGGGCTATATAATTTCGGAGGAAGATGTGCAAAACGGCTTAAAAATGGCAAAATGGCCGGCCAGGTTTGAAGTTTTAAGCCGCAGTCCTGTCGTGATTGCTGATGGCTCCCATAACGTAGACGGCATGCGTGCCTTTGTTGACGCAGCGAAGAAAATGCTTCATGGAAATAAGGTGGTTTGTATTTTTGGCATGCTGAAGGATAAAGAATATTCCAAATGCTTAGAACTGCTTTCTGACATTTCAGACACGATTATCGTTACGGAGGTTGACAGCCTTAGGGCAGAAACTGCCGAAAATTTGGCGTCGGCAGCAAAAAAGTATTTTCCAAATGTATTTGCAGAGCCTGATAATATAGATGCTGTTATGCAGGCAAAGCGATTGGCTGATGGGATGCGTGCAATTGTCGCTTTGGGTTCTTTGTATATGATGAAAAATATAAAAGAGGCTGTTCAAAAGATTTTTCATTAG
- a CDS encoding AraC family transcriptional regulator, producing the protein MIHSVTGNVTNMHSHDFIEFAYVKGGSAIHHIAGKEIPIKKGDYFIIDCHAEHGYSPDKKKETLELVHCLFFPEILDGALSNCKSFNELLNCYLIRFNRYQLREIPTEYVFHDSDGKILSLLYRIDQESEEKQAGHVELARCYLIELLVLTLRKIYTPAKVIHNEVVAKIVDFADKNFSSNISLDKICSEINYSLSYISRKFKEETGTNFNKYVQRKRIEQACHLLVTTLKPVTEIAQETGYCDYKFFLKVFKENIKVSPREFRKIHR; encoded by the coding sequence ATGATTCACAGTGTAACAGGGAATGTTACAAACATGCATTCCCATGACTTCATAGAGTTTGCATATGTCAAGGGCGGCTCGGCAATTCATCACATTGCCGGAAAAGAAATTCCTATTAAAAAAGGAGATTATTTCATTATCGATTGCCATGCTGAACACGGCTATTCTCCGGATAAGAAAAAAGAAACATTAGAACTGGTTCATTGCTTGTTTTTTCCTGAAATTTTAGACGGCGCGCTCTCAAACTGTAAAAGTTTCAACGAACTTTTAAACTGCTATCTCATTCGATTCAATCGCTACCAGTTAAGAGAAATTCCCACGGAATATGTTTTTCACGACAGCGACGGAAAAATTTTGTCCCTGCTGTACCGCATAGACCAGGAATCGGAAGAGAAACAAGCAGGTCACGTGGAGCTTGCGCGCTGCTACTTAATTGAGCTTTTGGTGCTTACGCTGCGCAAAATTTACACGCCCGCCAAGGTAATTCATAACGAAGTGGTGGCAAAAATAGTTGATTTTGCCGATAAAAATTTTTCTTCTAACATCTCACTGGACAAAATTTGTAGTGAAATTAATTACTCCCTTTCCTATATCAGCCGGAAATTTAAAGAGGAAACCGGAACGAACTTTAATAAATATGTGCAGCGCAAACGAATTGAACAGGCCTGCCACCTTCTGGTGACAACCTTAAAACCAGTTACGGAAATTGCCCAGGAAACGGGCTATTGCGACTATAAATTTTTTTTAAAGGTGTTTAAAGAAAACATAAAGGTGTCACCCAGAGAATTTCGAAAAATTCACAGGTAA